The following is a genomic window from Vitis vinifera cultivar Pinot Noir 40024 chromosome 6, ASM3070453v1.
cttttttggATGTTAATTTCACATCTGAGAAATGCTTAATTATCTAGGAACTCTTATCCCTTGGATTTCATGTGAGGATGTATGGTTTTTTATGTGAGGATGCATGGTTTGGAATTTGTTCTACATGCATCGAGTATGGAAATAACAAAAGTTCATCTGGCATTTTGTAGTTCAGCGGAAATGTCATATATCTAGTCTTAATCTCTCCATTCCTATCTGATTCGTGTTTAATGTTTTCcttatagattatttttttggaaacaatCTGCAATGATGAGCGCATTATTGAAAGAAATATACGTCTTAAAATTCAACAAAGCCCTGACTATGCAGAAGAGTATGGTTGCTCTCTGAAACCATTAGTCATTATCTTAATAAACCATTATGAACTTAGTAACTGGTATTGTTTTGCAGGCCTGACTTTGAAGCTGGATTACAGGACTTCAAAATTCGATTAGcaaattatgaaaaagtagtTTCCTGGAGCTTACTTATGATGATTGGTACTACTcatatttgtattttgtgaaagatttctGAAAATAAACAATTGTGCTCCTGTACCAGGTTTATGAGCCAGTGGAAGAAGGCTCTTACATCAAAATGATTGATATGGTTGGTGGCCAAGATGGACAGATACAGGTAAGTTTCACCTCTTAAATGATTAACAGAGACATGCTTTTAATTATGTACTTAAGGTTTACTAAGTGCATGTTTGGATacatttcctattttttggttttaaaaataggaaatccTATATAAAATGTTGGAATTTATACAAAAAAGTAGGCAGATACCTTGTGCATGTCAAAAcacttctaaaatttttaaatttaagtaagaaaatttcactttctcaaaattttaaacttttgaaaAGAGTTTGTTAGAGCATAAGGTaaatttttgctttttgtttaagagttcttatattttgtataaaaggttttatttttaaaaataaagaataagaaTTGCATCCAGgtcaaataaatatttcttgTTTCAGTATTTGAAGACATTTAGAGTTTATTGAAGCAATAAACACCATGCTTTAAGGCTTTGGGGCTTGGCTCAAGTTGCAAAGATTTGGGGTGGGAATGTGAGAGGTTCTAGGTTCTAGTTCAGCAGGGACTGCAAAAAaggttacctatcaaaaaataaatataaataaacacTATGCTTTGACTGAATACTATTTCTAGTAATTTGTGCATTGTTCAATTGAACAATAAAGAATAAACATCATATAGTATGCTTATATGTCCAGAAAATGTCTTTTCACTATTGGGTGCTATTTACTTTCTACTGCCTGTCCGATTGAATACTACTTCTATTTCCTACTATGTTTCGTCAATTTTCTGAAATGCTAGTGGTAATTGTGGGAGGCCCCATTCTGTCAACTGTGCCAGTCGTTAGTGGAGCACAACCTACCACAGGAAATGATTTAACCTGTCAGTGATTAATTCACAGATGTGGGATATGTAAATGAAGTGCTGTCTGAGTGCTTTGATGGGCTTAATCAATCTGTAATAAATTGATACATGTGTTAGTCTACCACCTCAACTAAAAAATAGGAGAAGTGGGCCAAATGTGGGAAAATGGGGATATTAAAATATGGCTATgaatagaataaagaatgaaaggAAGAAAAGGGCCCTTCTTGCTAATTCAAATTTTGAGCTCTTACAATAATATTTGTACATCTCGTTCATTAATCATTGGATTCAGCGGATTCAGATGTAATAATCTGATTGATCTATAGTGTGTTCCTTTAATTTTGTATTTACTCAGTAGCGTTATCTATTGTTTCAGGTCAACAATATCAGTGGCTATCTTCCTGGGCGGATTGTGTTTTTCTTGGTATGTTGCCAGGCAACTCTCGTGAGAAATGTGGTTATGTTTAcacttccatttttatttttatcctgTTACAATGTAGCTTTGTAAATTGtgtattctttttcctttctttgtgTTAATGCATTAGGAGCAAACATTAACTGCTGAGGCAAAATCTATGATAGCTGCTTGTTATGACCTAAGGTTTCATGAACCTCATAAAAACTTCCCTCTACCGCTATACTCTCCATTATTATTTAGCATCAGATGTGGTGTGGCAAAATAGAATTGAAAAAATACTTAGACATTAAACTACAACATCAAGTTTCTGGAATGGACCCTGATTATGTTGTAAAATATAGAATGAATAATCACACTAGGGATCACTGCTATCTGGACTCTTAAATCATGTGATAGGAATTTTCATCTTGTGAGTGATGTCTTGGGATACTTCTTTTAGTTGGTAAAGTATGTAACAAGACATTGGTGTGCCTGTTGATTTCAAACACATCTATTTTAGAGGGCACCggtttttggtgtttcctcttttcgtttaatatacttcttttacttatcaaaaaaaaaaaacatatctatTTTAGATGTACTGGTAGCCAACGTGTCTATGTTGTGTATTCTATTCTATATATTAGTTGATATGTATTATGGCAATTTAGTTTGAACAAGAATATCATATACCAACAGTTTTTGTTAGTCTTAGATATACCTCTCCTGAAATCGCTTCTAATGGGGGAAATTATATTAGATTTCTTCAAGAGTTACGAGAATAACTGAATTCTGTGAAGTTACTGCTGAATTTGTCACAAAAAGtgttctcaaatattttttgagagTGACTTcaacattttgaaaattgtgatTCAAAAGTGACTTTTGCATCACTAGATCAAAGTGGTAAATATATCTTTCCAAAAACAGGGTGTCATTATAactaattttccttttctctgcttttcatttttaaatactattgCTCTTTAACATAGAACATGAACTCTTAATAATGTTTTGCAGGTTAATACACATCTCACACCCCGACCAATTTTACTTACTAGGCATGGAGAGAGTCGGGATAATGTTAGAGGTAGAATTGGGGGTGACACTGCATTAAGGTATACAATATACCTTTTCTAGattgttgatttattattttgttggttTAACtatctttcaaaaatcatagAATTGTCTGATTGAATGATAATGATTTTCTCCTAAAAATGAAACCAATCCAGTTAGGTATTTTTGCATCCTGTTTTGGATGGCCTACATCCTTTTACAGAATTCTTACTTTCTCTGTGGCCTGATATACTATGTTGGTAGCTGAATCCACAATTTTGTAACTAGCGGTCTAATCTCAATTACAAAACTTCTATAATTATAGGAAACAGAGTGTAAAATTTGGTCTAATTTTGGTTGTCCATTTTCTAAATCTAGATTTGGTTAGTAATTTGCATTCAAATATCCATATGCATACTGCTCAATTAGAGTTTGTGTAACACAGAAATATGTTTGAAAAGTGATGCAGGAGAACTTTATGCAAAGAAACTTTCTACCTTCGTGGAAAAGAGACTGAAACCTGAAAGGGCTGCTTCTGTAAGTTTCATTAATATGCATAGCTTATCTTCTGTTGTGCAGATTTATTGTGTtgcattttgatatttttttcctgATTAAATTGATATTTATTCCTTGAAATGAAAACATCCATGGAGCCAAACCTGCAACTATTTCTGTTCTGTTAAGAAAAATGTAAgtgtattaaaaatatgtgtgtgtgtattttgCTTAAACATAGTCATGTTCACTGCAATATGAGTATGGTTTCACCATACTCTTGAAactgtttttcttgattttgtacGCAAAAATTTCCCTTTTTGTTCTCAGAATCAAATTGTAACTTTAACTGTTGAGGTGTTGACCTTATATAGCTTTGGCTTTCATATTTAAAGTAATGAAATATTTGTACTGTGATCTTGCTAAGTTATTATATGCTTTAAGTTTtttcaaagagagagagagagagatagagagatagagagatagAGAGGGGTTTTATTAGTGCAACTTATGGAATTATTTATAATGCTTTATACTATTCTACTAGTTGAATATATATGGAAGTCATGTGTAAATTTTAACAGAATTCTAATAAGCATTCTTGTGATTTTGCTGTGGTTTAGATATGGACTAGCACACTGCAGAGAACAATTTTAACGGCAAGTCCAATTGTTgggttcccaaaggttggtGTGAATCCTTAGAATGTTaggactatgtttggttcccataaaatttaagggaaagaaaaaatgaaagaaaataaaaaataggtttaaactcaataaattatttttatatacttcttcaaattcattttacttatttccctttattatataaagattaaataatttaaaaacatataaatttttgacaaattttaattatatttgattttcttttgtattttcaatgatgaaaacaaacatgagaaaaccattttccttagcacttttctttctttccttcataCTTTCCCGGAACCAATCATAGCATAGGGATTTCTTTCATCTCTTAGcttttgaatttagaaaaatttgGTGGATAACCAACAAATCTAGGAATTTGTGTGGAAATGAGTATAGAAAATTCTATAACTTTTTTACTTTTGGTAGATACAATGGCGTGCACTTGATGAGATAAATGCTGGAGTGTGTGATGGAATGACATATGAAGAGATAAAGAAGAACATGCCTGAGGAATACGAGTATgagcattttttatttgtttaagaaaTTTTCATGATGTAATTTTTCTTCCATGCATACACATGATGATAGCTTATTAGACATACTTGTCATATTACAGCTTGACTATGGTAGAGATGTAATATTATGTGGATTGTGCAACAATGTAGTTACAGTTGTACTCTATTTTTCCAAGATTGAAACCTAACCTGGAataattatattgaattttgTAGGTAGAAGTCCATGTAAACCAAGAGTACGCTGTACAAATAATTTCATTGATTCAGTTAtctgttttattttttccaaaaattttgttgatagaattttcatcatttatttgaGGATAAACCATTTGGTATTTTCACCTTTATGAAGGAAAACCATTTTATGTGAATGATATGCATAACTCATTCTAGGTACATAATTTGTTCTTCCTTCACCTTTttcctcttgattttttttccaactttAGTTTTAACCTATTTTTCATCTCTTTCTGTTCTGACATCTTTTGCTAGTAAGCTAATCTGCAAAGAATGTTTGAACAtgctaatattattatattgtttattttaacaTGAATTTTGGGGTAATTTGcttgtaaaattttaattctaagGGAGCCTGTTGTATTCTTAACCTTTCTGCCATTAGTCATGGAAAAGAATGCTATAGCTGGATGGGAAGATGGTTAGAATAGTAATCAACTGGCTGGAAATATTactcttattttataatttattgaatatttgATTCTGTTCAGCATTGGGTTGTGCAAGGGATCTTACCATGTAAAATTTCTCGTATAGTAATACCTTGTGTTATTTGTAAAACGAAGGAAGTTATTATTACCCCAAAAAAATCATGTACTTGggaatctcatttttttcaggAGCTTTCCTTGTTTCTTAGGATAATTTCATCCTCACATTAATTGCAGGTCACGTAAGAAGGACAAGCTGAGGTATCGGTATCCTCGTGGTGAATCTTACCTGGATGTTATCCAAAGGTTTGCAATCTGCTGTTACAAAGAATGATTtgtcaaaacttaaatattttttccaaCTGATTTATTAGAATAAACTTTCTGCATTAATGCAGGCTGGAGCCTGTAATCATTGAGCTTGAACGGCAACGAGCACCTGTTGTAGTGATATCTCACCAGGTTATATATTGAATTAAACTTGTGTTCTTTTCAGTTTCTGGTGTTGTGGTTAGAAACCTTAAAAGTGTCATTGCTTTGTTGTAGGCGGTATTGAGAGCGTTATATGCTTACTTTGCTGACAGGCCTTTGAAAGAAATCCCACACATTGAGGTAAACTATGGACAGTTAAAAACTGGcacatttgaattattttgccTTCTCCTGAAAGTTCATGATCCACTTAACTCGTCTCATGAATGTGCAATTGGTAGACTCTGAGGTGGGCAGAAAAAGGGTGTTGCTCCCCTGTAGGATAGGATAGATCTTCAACTCCATAGTTCGAATTACACTTCTGATCGGATGTTTAAAAAAGCCATTATAAGCCCAGAACTTGGTGGAGCCTTTCTAATGCTAGCTTCaatgacatatataaaattcaCAATGATCTACAAGATTGGGGTTAGAATTACCACatcattttatgaataaattccTTTTCTAGGAGAAGAAAACAATCCAAAGTTGGCCAAGTTACACCCTGACAAACTTAATGATTCACTTTTCAGGTACCGCTTCATACTATAATAGAGATACAAATGGGAGTTACTGGTGTCCAAGAGAAAAGATACAAGCTCATGGACTGACTTCGCTTCACAGAATCTTTTGTTTATGACATGGTAACTCATAATGCCGAGGCCATTTCAATTTAtctaattttcattcatttacaAGATGTAACATTATTGGAAATACATCACTGTATTTACAATGATTCATAATTGAATGAGTCAGTTCTTCATCTGCCCAAGTGGTGACAGCTCTTAAGTAGCCTACTTTTGCAAATGATTAGATTGTTCAAACAGATACCCTCAGTACAGGACCCGGCTTCACTATGGATGTGAGGTGGATCCTGATCTAATGTTATCCGACTTGGACACATTTCACTAACCCCATTTCAATTATTTGTCTTCTCTGCAATGGATTCTTCTTGATCACCAAGAATATTCTTTATTAGCTGTTCTGCAAAGGCCTTTTACCTCTCCAGTCGTTCTTAGATTTTCAGCTATTGATTTGGTATGACATGATGTGGCTTTTTGTGGGTTTGTTATAACGAGGGTATTGGAATCCAAATCTTTATTCTTTGGTCAAATAGTCCATGACCAATCTAGGAGAAGGAAAGGAAGCTCTCTATGCCTGACCCATGTTTGGTACATTACCCCTGAGAAGGGTCAGAGGTCACGTGGGCACCCACACTAAAGATGATGATTTGCATAAAACATGCagggaaaaaggaagaagcTACCCAAGCAGTGGTAGCAGCGGTAGTACCTTAGGCTTGGACCGGTGGGTGTCTAGTCAAAAAGGCCATCTCTCTGGTTCCATTCACATGGGACCCCGGAAGAATAAAATGACCTTTGAACCCAAGCGAGGGACCTCCACGACAAGGGTTCCCTTAAGATATGGCTTCAAACACCCTTTTCGGAATTGGGATCCTCccttattatttttcctactaAATAATCTCACATGAATACAATAACCCACCCACCCAACTCCTGCCGTCGCCTTCACGAGTCCTTCGTTAAAGATTCATGAGTCTCATTAGCCTCCTTGGATGAAGGGATACTCTTTTTGACTTCACACACTCACACACACGCAATGTGGAAACAAAGCCCACAGCCCCCGTAATTTAATCCGTTAACGACGACTTTACTTTCACGTAAACGTTTTCTCCCCATTGCAGGAGATTCCATTTCTGTGCTCTGGATTCTGGGCTTCTGCCCTCCGCCCCATCAATCATCCTTCTTTTATCCTCCTctcccacccccacccccacccccaccttCTTTGCAAACAAAATCTACCCATCACCTCCCACTTTCTCTCCTCTATCCATTGCTTTCCGCAATCATCCATCTTCAACAATATGCTGAGCCCACCTGATGAATCCTCCATCTCCAGCCCATTCACTGATTTCATGAAGAGTGTGTTCTCATACAATGGCAATGTGATGCTGGCCGCCATTGTATCTTTGCTTCTTGTAATTCTCTTTGTCTTGGTGCTCCACATCTATGCCAAGTGGTTCTTAGCTCATGCCCGTCACAGGAGGAGAAGTTCCGTCTCTGTATCGCATGTTCTTCGTCCTACTCGTTTCCACCATTTCCATACATTCACATTTGAGACCACTCTCTCTGGTTCTCCAACCAAGGGTCTTGATTCATCAGCCATTTCTTCCATCCCTCTCTTTGTTTACAAAGCTGAGGAGCATAAGCATGGATTGGAATGTGTGATTTGTCTGAGTGTCTTCGAGGATGATGATGTTGGGAGGAACCTACCAAAATGCGGTCATGCATTTCATGTTCAGTGTATTGATATGTGGCTGCATTCTCACTCCAATTGTCCTATCTGCCGTGCTCCTGCGGCCTGTGAGAAGAAGGCTGTGAGTCAACCAGACGAGGCCATTTTGCAGGAGGGGAGCATTGAATTATCGGAAGCTTTCATCGGTGACTTGGGGTTGATTGATGAGGACTCTCCAATGGAGCTTGTGGTTGAGATTCCTGACTCTGAGAATGGGAATGCGGTTACTGATATTCATGATTCATTGTCAGCATCTTCTTCCTTGTCATCTCAGTCATCGTCATTGGGTTCTTCCTTGAAGAGAATGCTGAGCAGAAACAGATCAGAACACAAGGTCCATCCATCATCCATTTCCAATGACTCAGAAGCTTGATACAGAGAGTCAGAGAGCTACATCTCCGTCCATTTTCTTGTTCATACTCGGCTAGCTAGCTCTGGTAAACCAAATTGTATAGATCTTGTTTAAGTTGTAATAGTTTCTCTCTGAATCCCCATTCATCTTAATGCTGCTAGCTGTTTCCTCATTCTTTTTCAGTGGCTCTCAACTTCATTGCAAATGGGTTCCTTTTAGTAGATCAAAATTAGCAACTATCAGTCCACTAAGAATCAGATTTTGGTGGTATGCCCACATGTGAAGTGGGTGCCATTGTTGTATAGAAAAATCCCTGGATTTAGGGAGAGAGCTAACCACAGCAGATACCATAAATTGGTTGTTCTAAATTTGATATTCAGAAAGGGTGGGGCTCATGCCTGGCGAGAAGGACAAAATTCTTGAACAGCCTTCCTTGTTTCTCTGGTCAATGCTGGAGACTtgcattaaaaattttaagcaGTTGTAATGGCAATGACACTGACTGACAAACAACTCCTGCAATTGTAGATATGCTCTCCACTGAATCGAGCTTCAGCCTTAAATGGGACTTATTTACATTTATATACTGTCCACACCATGAACACTTTCTAAGAGGACCACCTCACTACCGGTATAGGGTTCGTTTTGGTCATTGTATCTAGTCTCCGAAGTTCAGTCTAAAGTTTTGGCTCTACAATTAGAGAAATTTGCAATGGTGGAGGCTGGGAGCCATAAAAATATGATACCTTGGCACTAATTTTTCTTAGGACTAAATAATCTTATTCAATGCCCCTCATTGATGGGATGAGAGGAATTGGAGAGGACGCAGTAATTACAAGATTCTTGGATCGATCCAAATGGCTTAAGTGCCCCAACAATTCCTCCCCCAACAGGGGGCTCCCATGGCTTGAACCAATTCTTGGATAGGGTTTTGACCATTTTATCTGAAAATCAATTAGTGTACCGTGAATATAGGCTAAGCCATTTATGGCATTTGACCACCATCTTTTGAGTGACCCATCTATCAGGCTTAAAGGCACATTGTTGGACTCCAACAAAGATCAACAAGGAATACGGTAACTAGACGGATTTTGCCTGTCAAAACATTGATGAAACAGGAGAAATTCTTGGCAGTCAGAGTTCAATTTTCACTATCATTTCAGGATTCCAGTTGTTGAATATTCCAGCAGTTTGATGATATATATAAACTGAATTAGCATGCTCAAGAGTAGATATGTGGATGTTTGAAGTTCCTGGAATCAATATGCATTCACAAGCTCTCTTCACTGCTGGCCATGGACCTGAAAAACTAACTGCTGTGAGAGTACCATCTCCCATTTGGGAAATTGAAGGGGTATGGAGGAGTTCAACTCCTTTGAATCtatgaatgaaataaaagattCGTCCAAGAGAAATGATGGGGTATATATTAATTGCATGATTTGGAGCATTGGGATTTATCCTAACCAAACCACATGCACGGGAAACAAATGAAACAGTAAGCATGTTGACTATTTTGTTTCTGCCAACCTGGCTCTACTATCAAACAAAGTAcattaataatttgataagttcaacaaaaaaaaaaagaagaagaagaaggaatagCTTCATATGTGGAGAAGGCAGTTGTACCAAACAAGACTTTGACATGAACTTGATTATTGAAAATGAGCCATTGACAATTCATATATGTTCTTGAACatctaaatcaaaatttccatATCCACCATTGGCTGAATTCTACAGTGAAAGTCACTGATAGCCAGAATTAAGCATCTTCCACTATCAACACTCACAAGTGAGTCATATACAAATACATAAAACTGTTTGTTCTGTGAAAATAAACTACCCATCAACCCCCACAAAAACAGGGTAATATGTAAGTCCCTAGGTTCTTTAATTTCTTCCTACTCTAGCTCTTCGAGTGGTATTGC
Proteins encoded in this region:
- the LOC100244990 gene encoding RING-H2 finger protein ATL63, with product MLSPPDESSISSPFTDFMKSVFSYNGNVMLAAIVSLLLVILFVLVLHIYAKWFLAHARHRRRSSVSVSHVLRPTRFHHFHTFTFETTLSGSPTKGLDSSAISSIPLFVYKAEEHKHGLECVICLSVFEDDDVGRNLPKCGHAFHVQCIDMWLHSHSNCPICRAPAACEKKAVSQPDEAILQEGSIELSEAFIGDLGLIDEDSPMELVVEIPDSENGNAVTDIHDSLSASSSLSSQSSSLGSSLKRMLSRNRSEHKVHPSSISNDSEA